The genomic stretch AGGGGGAGACGGTGCGCTACATCCTCCGGACCGAGGAAGGGCTCGAGCTCCAGGCAGTGGAGCTCGGCCAGACCCGCTTCGCGCCGGGCGCGCGCGTTCGCGCGGGCTGGGCCGCGGATGACGCCCGCGTCCTGGAGGGATAGCGACACCGATGCGCGAGGTTCCCCCTCACCCTGCCCTCTCCCCCACTGGGGGAGAGGGATACAAGGCGGGGAAGACGCGGGATTATCTCTATCCCTCTCCCCCGTCGCGGGGGAGAGGGCCGCAGTTCGAGCTGAAGGGCGAAGCCCTGAGGCGAGGGCTGAGTAAATGAGGGGGTGCACATGAGGACAGGAGCGCGTTCATGAATCGACCGGGCGAGGGAGGCCAAGCCATGCGCCCCATCGTCGGCATGATCACCATCGGTCAATCGCCGCGCTCGGACGTGGTGCCCGACATGGTCGAGATCCTCGGCCCGGGTGTGGAGATCCGCGAGCGGGGCGCTCTGGATGGCCTGTCTCCACGGGAGATCGCCGCCCTCGCCCCGGAACCCGACGACGACCTCCTCGTCACGCGCCTCGCCGACGGCTCGAGCGTGTTCGTGGCCAAGCGCCACATGGTGGCACGCGTGCAGGCGCGCATAGACGAGCTCGAAGCCGGCGGCGTGGCCATGACCGCGCTGCTCTGCACGGGCGCCTTCCCGCGCTTCCGCTCGCGGCGCCCCTTCGTCGAGCCCCAGGAGGTCCTGCTCGGTCTTCTGCGCGGCCTGTCGTGGGAAGGGCGGCTGGGCATCCTCACCCCCTCGGTCCCTCACGTCCCCCAGACGGAGGCGCGCTGGCGCTCCGCGGGCTTCGACCCCGTCGTGGTGCCGCTCTCACCGTATGAGGAGGAGGATCCGGCCGCCCTTCACGACGCCCGGGCGGCTCTGAGCGATGGCAAGGCCGGGCTCGTCGTCATGGATTGCATCGGGTTCAGGCGGAAGACGCGCGACATCCTCCAGCGCGAGCTCGGCGTCCCCGTGCTCGTCGCCAATCTCCTGGTCGCCCGCGTGGTGGCGGAGCTGTGCGGGCTCTGAGCCGGGTGCCGCCCGCGGCCCTCCTCCTCGGGCCGCTCGTCCTGCTTCTCGTGGTCTTCTTCAGCGCCCCCTTGGCCCTGATGCTCGGGATCAGCTTCACGCGCGAGTCCTTCGGCCAGATCTCGTGGCAGCCCACGCTCCTGCAGTACGCGCGCTTCTTCTCCGACACCTTCTATCTGGGCGTGCTCTGGGACACCCTGGTCCTGGGCGCCATCACCACGGCGGCCGCCCTCGTCATGGGGTATCCGCTCGCCTGGCACCTCGCGCGGACGACGAGCCGCTGGAAGCCGGTGCTCCTCGTCTTCGTCCTCTCGCCGCTCCTCGTGGGCATCGTCATCCGCTGCTACGGCTGGATGATCCTGCTCGCCGACCGCGGCCTCGTCAACGCCATGCTGATCGATGGGGGCTGGCGCGCCAAGCCGCTGCCCCTCATGTACAACCGGTTCGGCGTCACCGTGGCCCTTCTGCATGTCTTCCTGCCCTTCATGGTCCTGTCGCTCACCGGCGTGCTCAAGCGCCTCGACCCCCATCTGCTCGAGGCCGCCATGACGCTCGGCGCCTCGCCCCTGCGCGCCTTCCTCGAGGTGACGCTGCCCCTCTCCCTGCCCGGGATCCTGGCCGGCTCGCTCCTCGTCTTCTCGCTGGCCATCAGCTCCTTCGTGGTGCCCATCCTGCTGGGCGGGTTCAAGGTCCAGGTCCTGCCCATGATCATTTACGAGCAGATGCTCTCGGTCTTCGACTGGCCCTTCGGCGCCGCCAACGCCTTCGTCCTCCTCGTGCTGTCCGTGGCCCTGATCGCCCTCTACATCCGCGCCACCGAGCGCGCCCTCCGGGGCATTCGCTGATGCTGCGCGCCGTCACCGCGGCCGTGTACGCCTTCCTGCTCCTCCCCCTGGTGGTGGTGGTGCTGGCCGCCTTCAACGCCGGCAACTACTTCACCTTTCCCCCGCAGGGGTTCTCGCTCAAGTGGTTCGCCAACTTCTTTGCCCGCCGGGAGTTCATGCAAGCGCTCTGGCTGTCGACCCATCTGGGCGTCGCCACCGCGGCGCTCTCCGTCTTGATCGGCCTCCCCGCCGCCGTGGCCCTCGTGCGCGGACGCTTCCGGGGCCGCGACGGCCTCAACGCGTTCGTCATGTCTCCGCTTCTGCTTCCCCAGATCCTGACCGGGGTGGCCATGCTCCAGTTCTTCACCATGCTGGGGTGGGCGCAGACGTACTGGGCGCTCCTCATCGGCCACGTGGTGGTCACGGCGCCCTACGTGATCCGGACCGCCTCGGCCACCCTCTACCACTTCGACCCGGCCCTCGAGGAGGCGGCGCAGAGCCTGGGCGCCTCTCCCCTCCGCGCCTTCTTCGAGGTCACCCTCGGCGTGATCAAGCCGGGTGTGGTGGCCGGGGCGATCTTCGCCTTCGCGATCTCCTTCGACAACTTCACGCTCTCGCTCTTCCTGACCGCGGCCGGGCTCACCCCGCTGCCCATCGAGCTCTTCGCGTATCTCAAGTACTCGTTCGACCCCACGGCCGCGGCCGTCTCCGCCTTCGCCATCGGGGTGGTCCTCGTCCTCGTCCTGGGTATCGCCCGGCTCATGGGCCTCGAAGAGTTCGCCGGCTTCTGAGCACCATGCCGCCCCTCCGCCCCGTCAGTCTCGACGAGATCGAGTCGATCGCCATCGGGGCCTGGATTCTCGGCACGGGCGGCGGGGGCAGCCCGTACCTGGCCCTCCTCAATCTGCGGCGCCTGTATCGGGAGGGCACCGTCGTGTCCCTCATGGATCCGGCCGGGCTCGCCGACGACGATCGTGTCGCCGTGGTCTCCAACATGGGGGCGCCTCTCGTCGGCCAGGAGCGGCTGACCGATCCCCGGACCATCGCCCAGGCCGTCCTCATGATGGAGGAGGTGATCGGGCAGCGCTTCCGCGCCGTCATGTCCCTCGAGATCGGCGGGGGCAACTCGCTCCAGCCCTTCATGGCGGCCGCCCTGCTCGGCTTGCCCGTGGTGGACGCAGACTGCATGGGCCGCGCCTTTCCCGAGGCGCAGATGACGAGCTTCGCCATCCATGATCTGCGGATGTACCCGCTCACCCTCGTGGATGTCCGTGACAATGCCGTGGTGGTGGCGCGCGCGGCCTCGTGGAAGTGGATGGAGCGGCTCTCCCGGACGGCCTGCGTGGCCGTCGGCTCCATCGCCTCCACCTGCAAGGCCCCGCGCACCGGCAAAGAGGTCAAGGAGTGCGCCATCCTCTATTCCACCTCCAAGGCGCTCCGCATCGGCCAGGCGGTGCGCGCGGCCCGGCGGGCGCATGAGGATCCGATCCAGGCCGTGCTGGCCCTCGAAGGCGGCCTGCGTCTCTTCACGGGCAAGATCCAGGACGTCGACCGCCGCGCCACCGAGGGATTCCTGCGCGGCACGGCCACCCTCGACGGCCTCGACGACTTCCGCGGCCGGACGATGCGGCTGGCCTTCCAGAACGAGTTCGCGGTGGCCTGGCTGGACGGGGCGCCCCGCGCCACCACGCCCGATCTGATCTGCGTGCTCGACACCGTCTCCGGCGATGCCATCGGCACCGAGACGCTCCGGTACGGTCAGCGCGTCACCGTGATCGCGCTCCCCGCCCCGCCCATCCTGCTGACGCCCAAGGGGATCGAGCACGTCGGCCCGCGCGCCTTCGGCTACGACCTCGAGTTCGTCTCCGTGTTCGCCTGATGCGGCGCATCGGCATCGACGTGGGCGGGACCAATACCGACGCGGTGCTGCTCGAGGACGATCGCGTCGTGCACGCGGTCAAGACGCCGACCACGCCCGATGTCACGGGGGGCATCGTGAACGCCCTCGAGCTCTTGACGGCTTCGTTGCCCGAGGGCGGGGGCGTGGTGGACGCCGTGATGATCGGGACCACGCACTTCACCAATGCGGTGGTCCAGCGGCGTGACCTGACCGCGGTCGCCGCCGTGCGTATCGGGCTGCCGGCCAGCGCGTCGCTCCCGCCCTTCGAGGACTGGCCGGAGGATCTGGCCCGCCTGGTGCGAGGCGAGGTGTTCATGGTCGAAGGGGGGCACGAGTACGACGGACGCCCCATCGTCCCGCTCGACACCGCGGCGGTCCGTCAGGCCGCACGTCGGATCCGCGAGCGCAGCTTGACGGCGGTGGCCATCGCCTCCGTGTTCTCGCCCCTCAACCCAACCTGCGAGGAAGAGGCCGCGCGCATCTTGCGGGATGAGTGCCCCGGTCTCTCCGTCACCTGCTCGCACGATCTGGGGAGGATCGGCCTCCTCGAGCGGGAGAACGCGACCCTGCTGAACGCCTGCCTGGTCGACCTGGCGAGCCGGACTACTCAGGGCTTCATGGAGGCGCTCGCTCGGAGCAAGATTCGCGCACCCCTCTACATCACCCAGAACGACGGCACCGTGCTCCCGGCCGAGCAGGCGCGGCAATTCCCCGTCTACAGCTTCGCCTCGGGGCCCACCAATAGCATGCGCGGCGCCGCCTTCCTGTCGAAGCGCGACGATGCCATCGTGGTGGACGTGGGCGGGACCACCACGGACATCGGCGCCCTGCGCCACGGCTTTCCGCGCGAGGCCAATAACGTGGTCGAGATCGGCGGCGTCCGGACGCTCTTCCGCATGCCCGACCTGCTCTCGCTCGGGCTCGGCGGCGGCAGCCTGGTTGCTCCCGAGCCGCTCGCCGTGGGACCGCTGAGCGTCGGGTTTCGGCTGACCGAGCGGGCCCGCGTCTTCGGCGGCCCCGACCTGACCGTCACCGACATCGGCGTGGCCGCCCGGCTCGTCGACCTGGGCGCGCGGGAGCGCGTGGCTGATCTTCCCGCGCCGCTCGTGGAGCGGACACTCGCGCGCATCTCCGCCATGATCGAGGAAGGCGTGGACAGGATGAAGACGGAGGCGGCGCCCGTGCCTCTCATCGCCGTCGGGGGCGGCTGCTTCGTCATTCCCGAGCGTCTGGCCGGCGTCTCGGAGGTGGTGCACGTGCCGCATCAGGCCGTGGCCAATGCCGTGGGCGCCGCCATCGCCCAGGTCAGCGGCGAGGTCGACCAGATCTTCCAGGGACTCTCGCGCGAGGAGGCGATTGCCCGGGCGCGGATGCTCGCCGAGGAGCGCGCGGTGCGGGCCGGGGCCGACCCCACGAGCCTCCAGGTGGTCGAGGTCGAGGATTTGCCCTTGGCCTATCTCCCCGGCAACTCGCTGCGCACGCGCGTCAGAGTGGTGGGAGACATCGCCTCGCACTGATCCGGCGAGGCCGAGCTAGCGGGCGCCGCCCCCGTGCCAACTGAAGAACGGATGGACCACAGCCCGCGTCAGAGGGTACAGGCTGGCCGTTCAAGGTCGAGCACGGAGACGAGGCGGCCGAAGCCAATATACTGGCCGATCATCATGCCCAGTTCGACGATCTGCGCGTCGGTGAACTGGACGCGCAGAGTGCGGAAGAAGTCATCGTCGATCTCGTGGTGCGTCAGGGCCATGAGTTCGGCAAAGCGAAGCGCGATCTTTTCCTGCGGGGTGAAGGCGTTGTTCTCTTGATAGGTGTCCAGGGCCGCGATTTTTTCTTCGGTCAAACCGTGTTGCATCGCCGATGCAAAACGCCCCCGCTTTCAGGTAAAGCAGTCGTTGAGCTGCGCCATCTTGATCCGGACGAGCTCTTTGAGCACCGGGTCCACCGCGCCGCCCGTGTGCCAGGGGAAGTAAAACTGAAAGTAGGCGTGGAACATCTCCGGGCAGTGGCCCAAGACCTGGAACAGGGTCGCCTGCTCCTGCCCACTCTCGGCCGCGCGCTCGACGTATTTCGCAAATTCAGGAGTGAGCTGATTTTTTTCCAAGACGCTGAGACGCGCCATGTCCTCCTCCCTTCGTGTTGAAGGCCGGTTCCTCAGTCACCCTTCCTCTGCCTAAGCCGTCAGACCCAAAGGTTCAACGCCGGTGGTGCCCGATTTGATGGGGAAGATGGAGAGGGCCCCTTCCGGCGCTACTATTTGACTCTCGCGTAATTGAGTCACAGATCTGAGCCAGAGAAATTAAGTACTTGCCCGGATTATGCGCGAACACCTGGCCCCCTCACCCTGCCCTCTCCCCCAGTGGGGGAGAGGGATCAGAATGAAGAGAGCAGCGTAGTGAAAGTGTTCTTATCCCTCTCCCCCGCCGCGGGGGAGAGGGCAGGGTGAGGGGGCCATACGACGAGAGAGTGTCCTTCACGAATAGTCCAGGCTAGGGTGTCACCGTATTCGGCGAGTGTCATTAGCGTACTCAGGCACTGGATGACCTCGTCTGCACGGCCGAGCAGAGACGGCTGGATTGTCAGGCCGAGCGCTCTCGCCGTCCTGAGATTTAAGCCCCTCGCGGAACACTTTGACCAACTGTGGGAACTGGTCGGTGCCGCTGGCGGACCCAGGGGCGAACACTCCGATGCGGCGGGTATCAGCCGCTCGCTGCGCCTCCGCCGTGTCCTGATAAGCGGCGAGCTGCACGATAAGGAGGGCCGAGATGAGCGCGAGGGCGAGGGCAGCGCGTGGACCGATCATGGTCAGGCCTGGGCGCCCCGTTCGAGAGGTCATGCCGCCACTGCCGTGTGCTGGCTGAGCACGGTGGCGATTCTGTTCCAGCCGTCGATCCTGCGCAACTTGATCTGCCCGCTTATGCCACCGAGCCTCGAGCATCCTTGACACTCTTCGAGCCGGACATACCACCACTCCGCTGTTCCAGCTCAATGCTGACCCCGGCGACAAGCGCAGACCCCTAACGCACTCCGCGGTCGATGCGACGGCCAGCCTGGTAGACGTCGAGCACGTCCCAGAGCGCGGTGATCTCTCGCGTCGGATCGCCGCGCACCACCATGACGTCGGCGCGCCGGCCGGGGGCGAGGCGCCCGGCCAGCGCGCCCACGCCGATGGAGGCCGCCGCGCCCGCGGTGCCGGCCACGATGGCATCCGAATACGAGAGCCCCGCCTGGGCGAGCATGTGGATCTCGTGCACGAACTCGCCGGGGGCATACCAGCCCCAGGGCGAGTCCGAGCCCGCCGTCATCCGGACACCCGCCTCGCTCATCCGCCGCACGGCATCGATCCGCACGTCGAGGGCCCGCCGGGAGTCTTCGAGCTTCGCCACGAGCTCCGGAGTGAGCTGCCCTTCCCGCTCGCGCGCTTCGCGGAGTCTTTCGATCCCGGCCTTCATCACGTAGAGCGTCGGATTGACCCAGGCCTTGGCCGCGACCAGCCGCTCCACCAGATCGGGCCGGAACCGGTAGGTGCCGTCGGGCTCCGTGAAGATGCAGTGGATGATCATGTCCACATCCGCGTCGAGACAGTTCTGGACGGACTGCGCCGAGGTGCAATGGGCGGCCGTGAGCTTGCCGTGGCGATGGGCCTCGTCGGTCATGGCTACCAGCTCGGGCACGGTGTACGAGGCGCGGTTCGGATCGGAGGTGCGCGTGGAGCCGCCGCTCGCCACGATCTTGATGTAGTCCGCGCCCTCCTTGAGCAGCTTCCGCACCTCCGCGCGCACCGCGGCCTCGCCGTCGGCCTCGGAGCCGAAATAGCCCATGTGCCCACCCGTGATCGAGATGGGGCGCCCGCAGATGACCATGCGCGGCCCGGGGGCGAGCTGGCGCCGTATGCCCTCGCGGAGGGAGAAAGCCACCTGACCCTTGGCGCCGTTCTCGCGCAGCGTCGTCACTCCCGAATGGAGGAGCGTGCGGGCATTCTTGGCCGCCTGCAGGAGCAGGATGTCGTCGTCTTCCTTGGCGACATCGTCGCCGAGCGTGCCATCGCCCGGCGCGACGAGATGCGTGTGCGCGTCCACCAGGCCGGGAAGAATGGTGCCCCCGGCATAGTCTTTTCGGTCCACCGAGGCGCCGACGGCCACGCGGACATCGGTCTGGCGACCGAAGCTCACGATCCGATCGCCCTCCATGAGCAGCGCGGCATGCTCGATGGGCGTGGCGCCGGTCCCATCGAGGAGACGTGCGGCCGTGAGCAGCGTGAAGTGCACGGATGTCTCAGTCATGCGGTCGCATTCCTCCAGACTGCGCGGTGGGGAAAACGCCGCGCCCACCGTAGCACAGGCCGGTCACAAATGGACTGCTCCTTCCCGCGCCAACGGAAAATGCAGAGCCGGGCGCGGGCGACAGCAATGGACCACCGCCGCTCTGCCGCGCCCGGCCCGATCCGCCTAGTTGCCGTTCGAAAGCTCCACGAACTCGAATGACATCACGCTCAGCTGATACGACGAGCTGGCGGGGACCTGGAGGTCGAAGTAGCTTCGGCCTCTCGCCGGCACGGTGTCGCCGATGGGCTGGATCACGTTCCTGATGGGCCGCCCCGCGGCGTCCACGGCCGTGATCTGCAGCTCAACGCCCTGCGCGGCCTCGCCGTAGTCATTGTAGACGTACCCCGTGAGCCTGGACATGCCCGGCCGTCCCCCTTCGGCCGTCCACTCGACGTGGAAATACTCGTCGCCAAGCGTGGCCGCTTGCCGGGGGACCGCCGCGTTTCTCTCGAAGGTGGTCGGATCGTCGGCATTGCCAGCCGCGGCAATGCCTCCGGTACCGGCCGCGGTTCCGGCAAGCGCGGCTCCCAGAATCGCGACGACAGTGATGACCGACGTGTGGATCCTGATCATGATCGTGCCCTCCTTACGTGATTCGCTCACGTGATTGACAGTGTGCTCGTGTCGGCCTGCGGCTCGGCTTTTCGCGCGCCCTTCAGCGGGGCGCGGACAGCGGGTCGGCAGACCAGGAGACAGCGAGAGTCGAGTCTCGACAGTATTCCTACGCGGGAGGGGGCGCGCGAGCATGGAGAGTGACGGCGCAGACACTGAAGGATGCCTTCTCGGGAGGCAGCGCTGGGGTAGCGGTCGGAGGCGGAATTACGTGAAGCCCGGCCGGATC from Candidatus Methylomirabilota bacterium encodes the following:
- a CDS encoding amidohydrolase family protein; this translates as MTETSVHFTLLTAARLLDGTGATPIEHAALLMEGDRIVSFGRQTDVRVAVGASVDRKDYAGGTILPGLVDAHTHLVAPGDGTLGDDVAKEDDDILLLQAAKNARTLLHSGVTTLRENGAKGQVAFSLREGIRRQLAPGPRMVICGRPISITGGHMGYFGSEADGEAAVRAEVRKLLKEGADYIKIVASGGSTRTSDPNRASYTVPELVAMTDEAHRHGKLTAAHCTSAQSVQNCLDADVDMIIHCIFTEPDGTYRFRPDLVERLVAAKAWVNPTLYVMKAGIERLREAREREGQLTPELVAKLEDSRRALDVRIDAVRRMSEAGVRMTAGSDSPWGWYAPGEFVHEIHMLAQAGLSYSDAIVAGTAGAAASIGVGALAGRLAPGRRADVMVVRGDPTREITALWDVLDVYQAGRRIDRGVR
- a CDS encoding carboxymuconolactone decarboxylase family protein, whose product is MARLSVLEKNQLTPEFAKYVERAAESGQEQATLFQVLGHCPEMFHAYFQFYFPWHTGGAVDPVLKELVRIKMAQLNDCFT
- a CDS encoding hydantoinase/oxoprolinase family protein — translated: MRRIGIDVGGTNTDAVLLEDDRVVHAVKTPTTPDVTGGIVNALELLTASLPEGGGVVDAVMIGTTHFTNAVVQRRDLTAVAAVRIGLPASASLPPFEDWPEDLARLVRGEVFMVEGGHEYDGRPIVPLDTAAVRQAARRIRERSLTAVAIASVFSPLNPTCEEEAARILRDECPGLSVTCSHDLGRIGLLERENATLLNACLVDLASRTTQGFMEALARSKIRAPLYITQNDGTVLPAEQARQFPVYSFASGPTNSMRGAAFLSKRDDAIVVDVGGTTTDIGALRHGFPREANNVVEIGGVRTLFRMPDLLSLGLGGGSLVAPEPLAVGPLSVGFRLTERARVFGGPDLTVTDIGVAARLVDLGARERVADLPAPLVERTLARISAMIEEGVDRMKTEAAPVPLIAVGGGCFVIPERLAGVSEVVHVPHQAVANAVGAAIAQVSGEVDQIFQGLSREEAIARARMLAEERAVRAGADPTSLQVVEVEDLPLAYLPGNSLRTRVRVVGDIASH
- a CDS encoding AroM family protein, whose amino-acid sequence is MRPIVGMITIGQSPRSDVVPDMVEILGPGVEIRERGALDGLSPREIAALAPEPDDDLLVTRLADGSSVFVAKRHMVARVQARIDELEAGGVAMTALLCTGAFPRFRSRRPFVEPQEVLLGLLRGLSWEGRLGILTPSVPHVPQTEARWRSAGFDPVVVPLSPYEEEDPAALHDARAALSDGKAGLVVMDCIGFRRKTRDILQRELGVPVLVANLLVARVVAELCGL
- a CDS encoding DUF917 domain-containing protein: MPPLRPVSLDEIESIAIGAWILGTGGGGSPYLALLNLRRLYREGTVVSLMDPAGLADDDRVAVVSNMGAPLVGQERLTDPRTIAQAVLMMEEVIGQRFRAVMSLEIGGGNSLQPFMAAALLGLPVVDADCMGRAFPEAQMTSFAIHDLRMYPLTLVDVRDNAVVVARAASWKWMERLSRTACVAVGSIASTCKAPRTGKEVKECAILYSTSKALRIGQAVRAARRAHEDPIQAVLALEGGLRLFTGKIQDVDRRATEGFLRGTATLDGLDDFRGRTMRLAFQNEFAVAWLDGAPRATTPDLICVLDTVSGDAIGTETLRYGQRVTVIALPAPPILLTPKGIEHVGPRAFGYDLEFVSVFA
- a CDS encoding ABC transporter permease; translated protein: MRALSRVPPAALLLGPLVLLLVVFFSAPLALMLGISFTRESFGQISWQPTLLQYARFFSDTFYLGVLWDTLVLGAITTAAALVMGYPLAWHLARTTSRWKPVLLVFVLSPLLVGIVIRCYGWMILLADRGLVNAMLIDGGWRAKPLPLMYNRFGVTVALLHVFLPFMVLSLTGVLKRLDPHLLEAAMTLGASPLRAFLEVTLPLSLPGILAGSLLVFSLAISSFVVPILLGGFKVQVLPMIIYEQMLSVFDWPFGAANAFVLLVLSVALIALYIRATERALRGIR
- a CDS encoding ABC transporter permease; the encoded protein is MLRAVTAAVYAFLLLPLVVVVLAAFNAGNYFTFPPQGFSLKWFANFFARREFMQALWLSTHLGVATAALSVLIGLPAAVALVRGRFRGRDGLNAFVMSPLLLPQILTGVAMLQFFTMLGWAQTYWALLIGHVVVTAPYVIRTASATLYHFDPALEEAAQSLGASPLRAFFEVTLGVIKPGVVAGAIFAFAISFDNFTLSLFLTAAGLTPLPIELFAYLKYSFDPTAAAVSAFAIGVVLVLVLGIARLMGLEEFAGF